From a region of the Heptranchias perlo isolate sHepPer1 unplaced genomic scaffold, sHepPer1.hap1 HAP1_SCAFFOLD_59, whole genome shotgun sequence genome:
- the LOC137316341 gene encoding probable G-protein coupled receptor 139, which produces MGYSVISQIMLIYYPVLAAIGVPVNLVAIVILSRGKCGLSKCISVYLVGMAAGDLLVVITDPIFSKINVLYLPWSFLDITPLCSFILSMTEAATVVSVWLTVAFTFDRFVAICCEKLKTKYCTERTAAVVLGTVSVLGCSESLPWYFIYEPRFIIDNVPWGCEIKPSFLTSPAWAAFEMLHLILTPCVPFCLILLLNVLTVRRILVSSRVRRGLRGRSNGENQSDPEMENRKKSIILLFSISGSFILLWLTQVVFSIYVRIVDIRSYYSFTDPGYITEQTAKMLQLLSSCTNTCIYVLTQTKFREELKNAVKYPFKLIVKFVKS; this is translated from the exons atgggatattcagtaatcagTCAGATAATGCtaatttattatccagttctggcagcaattggagttccgg ttaacttggtggcgattgtgatcctgtcccgaggaaagtgcggtctctccaaatgtatcagtgtctacctggtgggaatggcagcgggcgatctcctggtcgttatcactgatccgatattcaGCAAAATTAATGTGCTCTATCTCCCATGGTCATTCCTGGATATTACTCCCCTGTGTAGTTTTATTCTCTCTATGACTGAAGCAGCCACAGTGGTTTCCGTCTGGCTCACAgttgctttcacctttgatcgatttgtggccatttgttgtgagaagctgaaaacgaaatattgcaccgagagaacggcggctgtggttctgggaacagtgagtgtgctgggctgttcagAGAGTCTtccctggtactttatatatgaacctagatttataattgataatgttccctggggttgtgagattaaaccgagcttccttacttcccccgcatgggccgcatttgagatgttgcacctcattttaaccccttgtgtcccgttctgtctgattttgctgctcaatgtcctgacggtcaggcgtattttagtgtccagtcgagtccgcaggggactccggggccgcagcaatggagagaatcagagtgatccagagatggagaaccgaaagaaatccatcattttactcttcagtatctcgggcagttttatactgttgtggctgacacaggttgtgtTTTCCATTTATGTACGAATTGTGGACATTCGGTCTTATTACTCCTTCActgaccctggttatatcacAGAACAAACAgcgaagatgctgcagcttctcagttcctgcacaaacacgtgtatttatgtcctgacgcaaactaaattcagagaggagctgaagaacgcggtgaaatacccattcaaaCTAATTGTTAAAttcgtgaaatcatag